Proteins encoded within one genomic window of Oryza glaberrima chromosome 12, OglaRS2, whole genome shotgun sequence:
- the LOC127756946 gene encoding helicase and polymerase-containing protein TEBICHI, with translation MASGSSRANIDQFFPAKKRRPSSRKDEPPSGSPRGAKGSLEGYLVRSPSTAAAASLDSPRGGGDAAGARRSLSAAMDVDVGHPATAVATDEGDFELKRFAMEFLSLSHYCSVIPSVMGGASNGEAGKQQKRSAIQSFLAPCSNASAKKQRVAHSGDLEALKDVGHKTPFREKCGTQYGGPEALEELGEGTKLSSEGFVALQRCSFTPNTGQKRVGFSTAPGDGETPMSVSTNSLISPGEEFWNAAIEFADGISARAEKGPGRPECDADDKSSCAVALCSKILPRSGNGGSDHENTVGSNETKQMDRSSYKEEPVAANNHHVNSSPLPVKHLDFFHEDEIQVPGLKIEEKGGAVDLSQKSQMKNRENLTHSVDNVNKSTFDMHIDSSATIHDECLSKLTTEGKNHPTRVGDSGSCLTRRDLNQLIYSEDKLLTAYSDHGKPSKDCTNKFASQEMEANTPTSSVPQKDHSKLSSWLPPELCAIYMKKGIPELYPWQVECLLVEGVLEKRNLVYCASTSAGKSFVAEILMLRRILFSGKMAILVLPYVSICAEKAEHLEQLLEPLGRHVRSFYGNQGGGSLPKDTSVAVCTIEKANSLVNKLLEEGRLSELGIIVIDELHMVGDQHRGYLLELMLTKLRYAAGEGNSESSSGEISGSSCGKMDATHGLQIIGMSATMPNVAAVADWLQAALYQTEFRPVPLEEFIKVGNQVFDKDMNVVRVLPKVADLGGKDPDHIVELCNEVVQQGHSVLLFCSSRKGCESTARHVAKFLKVASVGSSDVGSEFPDATFAVEALKRSPSGLDPVLEETLPSGVAYHHAGLTVEEREIVETCYRKGLVRVLAATSTLAAGVNLPARRVIFRQPRIGRDFIDGTRYKQMSGRAGRTGIDTKGESILVCKPEEVKRITGILRSNCTPLESCLSEDKNGMTHAIMEVVAGGIVQTASDIHRYVRCTLLNSTKPFEDVVKSAQDSLRWLCHKRFLEWNNETKIYSTTPLGLAAFGSSLNPEESLVVLDDLSRAREGFVLACDLHLVYLVTPINVDVEPDWELYYERFMQLTSLEQSVGNRVGVIEPFLMHMAHGAAMPVRGKPQHAGIRNRSPTRGSGGNALINEQALRVSKRFYVALMLSRLAQEIPVTDVCEAFKVARGMIQALQENAGRFASMVSVFCQRLGWHDLEGLVAKFQNRVCFGVRAEIAELTSIPFVKGSRARALYKSGLRTPVAIAEASIPEIAKALFESSTWSGQGDSGLRRMQLGIAKKIKNGARKIVLEEAEAARVAAFSAFKLLGVQVPQFTTPLLPTIDEPPTRDSMVSVGRGQASDDTNNCFSYGSQRASTERTLGNDMHPGSSIQITESARIVNNANIVVQVASPFSIETKLSSRNVADKGPVNAYNFPGGFDSFLDQWSTVSEFSFDLHYVKKSIKSSSTYFDILGLAVCWENSPVYYCNFPKDLMMAGSNDSIEMWDELTRRWNRVIEIMRQNSVKKMTWNLKFQIQALKYPCVSCQRLSRLHLDYKMLKNVEVLDNLYVFLQPVSVHSGLDICLVAWVLWPDEESKTVPNLEKLVKRRLHNEAAAAANRDGRWRNQMHKAAHNGCCRRAAQTRALCSVLRKLLVSQNLNDLLETIEGPLVNVLADMELWGIGADMDACLRARHIIIRKLKELEKEAYKLAGKSFSLNATADIADVLYTHLKLPVPKGCGKGKLHPSTDKQSLDHLRDQHPIISVIKEHRTLAKLLNGTLGSICSRAQLCSKSQRYIIQGNWLQTSTATGRLSMEEPNLQCVEHLVDFTTLKNDHDSTSMSMVDHHEINPRDFFIPTQENWLLVTADYSQIELRLMAHFSKDTALIELLSKPDGDVFTMIASRWTGKAESLICSKERETTKRFIYGILYGMGANSLAEQLECSPEDAAQKIQSFKRFFPGVSSWLHEAVASCRHKGYVETLMGRRRFLSKITAGNSKEKAKAQRQAVNSICQGSAADIIKVAMIKVHSAITNGSTVGATVDSIDVAMQNFSEIRGRCHLILQVHDELVLEVDPCMVAEAVRLLQTVMENSASLLVPLRTKIKVGQTWGSLEPFHLEP, from the exons ATGGCGTCGGGCTCCTCTCGAGCCAACATCGACCAG TTCTTCCCGGCCAAGAAGAGGAGGCCCTCGTCGCGCAAGGACGAGCCGCCGTCCGGGAGCCCGAGGGGCGCCAAGGGGTCCCTGGAGGGGTACCTTGTCCGTTCCCCTtcaaccgcggcggcggcctcgttgGACTCGCCGAGGGGTGGTGGGGACGCGGCGGGCGCCAGGAGGAGCCTCTCCGCGGCGATGGATGTCGATGTCGGCCATCCCGccacggcggtggcgacagATGAGGGGGATTTTGAGCTGAAGAGGTTTGCGATGGAGTTCTTGTCATTGTCCCATTACTGCAG TGTTATCCCTTCTGTCATGGGTGGTGCTAGCAATGGCGAAGCGGGCAAGCAGCAGAAGAGGAGTGCGATCCAGTCGTTCTTGGCTCCTTGTAGCAATGCATCTGCCAAGAAGCAGCGCGTTGCTCACTCTGGGGACTTGGAAGCTCTAAAG GATGTAGGTCATAAAACCCCCTTCCGGGAAAAATGTGGCACTCAATACGGTGGCCCAGAGGCTTTGGAG GAATTAGGTGAGGGGACAAAGCTGAGCAGTGAGGGTTTTGTGGCTTTGCAACGATGTAGCTTTACCCCAAATACTGGACAGAAAAGGGTTGGATTTTCAACAGCACCAGGGGATGGGGAAACACCGATGTCTGTATCCACGAACTCCCTGATTTCACCCGGGGAGGAATTCTGGAATGCAGCAATTGAATTTGCTGATGGCATTTCTGCTCGGGCTGAGAAGGGCCCTGGAAGGCCTGAGTGTGATGCGGATGACAAGTCATCCTGTGCAGTTGCATTGTGCTCTAAGATTCTTCCCAGATCCGGAAATGGTGGTTCTGACCATGAAAACACAGTAGGAAGCAATGAGACAAAGCAAATGGACAGATCTTCATATAAAGAAGAACCAGTGGCAGCAAATAATCATCATGTAAACAGCTCTCCGTTGCCTGTGAAGCATTTGGACTTTTTTCATGAGGATGAAATTCAAGTTCCAGGCCTGAAAATTGAAGAAAAAGGTGGTGCTGTAGATCTGAGTCAAAAGAGTCAAATGAAGAACAGAGAAAATCTCACGCATTCTGTAGATAACGTGAATAAAAGTACTTTTGACATGCACATAGATTCTTCAGCTACGATTCATGATGAGTGTCTGTCCAAGTTAACAACAGAAGGGAAAAATCATCCAACAAGAGTGGGTGACAGTGGTTCTTGTCTGACTAGAAGAGACCTCAATCAACTGATCTATAGTGAGGATAAGCTGCTTACTGCGTATTCAGATCATGGCAAGCCTAGCAAAGATTGTACAAATAAATTTGCATCCCAAGAAATGGAAGCCAACACTCCTACTAGTTCTGTTCCCCAAAAGGACCACTCAAAGCTGTCAAGTTGGCTTCCCCCTGAGCTCTGTGCTATATACATGAAAAAGGGTATTCCAGAGCTGTATCCTTGGCAG GTGGAATGTTTACTCGTGGAAGGTGTCTTGGAGAAACGCAATCTTGTTTATTGTGCATCTACAAG TGCTGGTAAAAGTTTTGTTGCTGAAATTCTAATGTTGAGACGGATATTGTTCAGTGGAAAGATGGCAATCCTTGTACTTCCCTATGTGTCAATATGTGCTGAAAAG gctGAACATCTTGAGCAACTTCTTGAGCCGCTAGGCAGACATGTTCGAAGCTTCTATGGAAATCAGGGGGGAGGGTCACTTCCTAAGGATACATCAGTTGCTGTATGTACCATAGAGAAGGCCAATTCTTTGGTAAACAAGTTGTTGGAGGAAGGCCGTCTTTCTGAACTTGGCATAATAGTAATAGATGAGCTTCATATG GTTGGTGACCAACACCGAGGATATCTTTTGGAGCTGATGCTGACAAAGCTTAGGTATGCAGCTGGTGAAGGGAATTCAGAATCATCAAGTGGAGAAATCTCAGGTTCTAGCTGTGGGAAGATGGATGCAACTCATGGATTGCAGATTATTGGTATGAGTGCTACTATGCCCAATGTTGCAGCTGTAGCTGATTGGCTTCAA GCTGCACTTTACCAAACAGAATTTCGACCTGTTCCGCTGGAGGAATTTATTAAAGTCGGTAATCAGGTCTTTGATAAAGATATGAATGTTGTTCGCGTGCTTCCAAAAGTAGCTGATCTTGGCGGTAAGGATCCAGATCATATTGTTGAGTTGTGCAATGAG GTTGTTCAGCAGGGGCATTCTGTTCTTTTGTTTTGCTCCAGCCGGAAAGGCTGTGAATCAACTGCAAGACATGTTGCCAAGTTTTTGAAAGTGGCTTCTGTTGGATCAAGTGACGTTGGCTCAGAATTTCCAGATGCTACATTTGCAGTTGAAGCCTTGAAGAGGAGCCCTTCTGGGTTAGATCCTGTATTAGAAGAGACCCTTCCCTCTGGAGTTGCATACCATCATGCTGGTTTAACG GTTGAGGAGAGGGAGATTGTGGAAACATGTTACCGTAAAGGTCTTGTCAGAGTTTTGGCTGCCACTTCAACTTTAGCTGCTGGTGTTAACTTGCCTGCCAGACGAGTAATATTTAGGCAACCTAGGATAGGTCGTGACTTCATTGATGGAACTCGGTACAAGCAAATGTCTGGTCGTGCTGGTAGAACTGGCATAGATACAAAGGGAGAGAGT ATACTTGTATGCAAGCCTGAAGAGGTCAAGAGGATTACAGGTATTCTTAGAAGTAACTGTACTCCCTTGGAGTCTTGCCTCTCAGAAGATAAAAATGGAATGACTCATGCAATCATGGAGGTTGTTGCTGGTGGAATTGTGCAAACTGCAAGTGATATCCATCGATATGTGAGGTGTACGCTGCTTAACTCTACTAAACCTTTTGAGGATGTTGTGAAGTCAGCTCAGGACTCCCTTCGTTGGTTATGCCATAAAAGGTTTCTTGAGTGGAATAATGAAACTAAAATATACTCTACTACTCCACTTGGGCTAGCAGCTTTTGGCAGTTCACTTAATCCTGAGGAATCGTTG GTCGTGCTGGATGATCTTTCAAGGGCAAGAGAAGGCTTTGTTCTGGCATGTGATTTGCATTTGGTTTACCTGGTAACCCCGATAAATGTAGATGTCGAACCTGATTGGGAATTGTACTATGAGAGGTTCATGCAACTTACTTCTCTTGAGCAG TCAGTTGGCAACCGGGTTGGAGTAATAGAACCATTTTTGATGCACATGGCTCATGGGGCTGCAATGCCTGTTCGTGGAAAACCTCAGCATGCTGGTATCCGCAACAGGTCACCAACACGAGGTTCTGGTGGAAATGCACTTATTAATGAGCAGGCACTTCGAGTTTCTAAGCGCTTTTATGTGGCCTTGATGTTGTCAAGGCTTGCTCAG GAAATTCCTGTCACAGATGTTTGTGAGGCATTCAAAGTTGCAAGAGGTATGATTCAAGCTTTACAGGAAAATGCTGGCAGGTTTGCTTCAATGGTTTCTGTGTTTTGTCAGAGACTTGGTTGGCATGATTTAGAAGGCCTTGTTGCTAAGTTCCAAAACCGAGTCTGTTTTGGAGTTAGAGCAGAGATTGCGGAACTTACATCAATTCCATTTGTCAAG GGTTCACGTGCAAGGGCTCTTTATAAGTCTGGTTTGCGTACTCCTGTTGCCATTGCTGAAGCATCTATTCCTGAAATTGCAAAAGCTCTTTTTGAATCTTCTACTTGGTCTGGCCAAG GTGATTCTGGTTTACGCCGAATGCAATTGGGTATTGCCAAGAAGATAAAAAATGGAGCTCGAAAAATTGTTCTTGAGGAGGCAGAAGCAGCTAGAGTAGCAGCATTCTCAGCTTTCAAGTTACTTGGTGTACAAGTTCCTCAGTTTACTACACCTCTACTCCCAACTATCGATGAACCCCCAACTCGAGATAGCATGGTTTCTGTTGGCAGAGGTCAAGCTAGTGATGATACAAATAACTGCTTCAGTTATGGTTCTCAAAGGGCTTCTACAGAGAGAACTTTAGGGAACGATATGCACCCTGGTTCTTCCATACAAATAACAGAGAGTGCAAGAATAGTGAATAATGCCAACATCGTTGTCCAAGTAGCATCACCTTTCTCCATAGAAACTAAATTAAGCAGCAGAAATGTGGCTGACAAAGGCCCTGTTAATGCATATAATTTCCCAGGAGGGTTTGACAGTTTTCTTGATCAATGGTCTACTGTTAGTGAGTTTTCTTTTGATCTTCATTATGTCAAGAAGTCAATTAAATCATCTTCAACCTATTTCGATATTCTTGGTTTGGCTGTCTGTTGGGAAAATTCACCTGTTTACTACTGCAACTTTCCGAAAGACCTAATGATGGCTGGTAGCAATGACTCCATTGAAATGTGGGACGAACTAACGAGAAGATGGAACAGAGTAATCGAAATTATGCGACAAAACAGTGTCAAAAAAATGACCTGGAATTTAAAGTTCCAGATTCAAGCATTGAAGTATCCCTGTGTTTCTTGTCAACGGCTCTCTAGACTTCATCTTGACTACAAAATGTTGAAGAATGTTGAAGTCCTCGACAACTTGTATGTTTTCCTACAACCAGTTTCTGTCCACAGTGGATTGGACATATGCTTGGTGGCATGGGTTCTCTGGCCTGATGAGGAAAGTAAAACAGTGCCAAATCTTGAGAAG TTAGTGAAGAGACGACTACACAAtgaagctgcagcagctgcaaaTCGAGATGGCAGATGGAGAAATCAGATGCACAAAGCAGCTCATAATGGTTGCTGTCGGCGTGCTGCACAGACACGGGCATTGTGTTCTGTTTTGAGGAAATTACTTGTTTCTCAAAATCTCAATGATTTACTCGAAACAATTGAGGGCCCATTG GTAAATGTTCTTGCTGATATGGAACTTTGGGGAATTGGTGCTGACATGGATGCATGTCTCCGTGCGAGGCATATCATAATAAGAAAGCTGAAAGAACTAGAGAAAGAAGCTTATAAATTAGCTGGCAAGAGCTTCTCACTAAATGCAACTGCTGACATCGCTGACGTTCTTTATACACACTTAAAACTGCCAGTTCCAAAAGGTTGTGGGAAAGGAAAATTGCATCCTAGCACTGACAAGCAGTCCTTGGACCATCTAAG GGATCAACATCCAATTATATCTGTAATTAAGGAACATAGAACATTGGCAAAACTGTTAAATGGCACCTTGGGGTCCATTTGCTCACGGGCTCAGTTGTGCAGCAAATCACAAAGATACATCATACAAGGAAATTGGCTCCAGACATCAACTGCCACTGGCCGTCTATCAATGGAAGAACCAAATCTGCAG TGTGTTGAGCACTTGGTGGATTTCACAACATTGAAGAATGATCATGATTCCACAAGCATGTCAATGGTTGATCATCATGAAATCAATCCTCGTGATTTTTTCATTCCCACCCAA GAGAATTGGTTGCTGGTAACAGCTGATTACTCACAGATCGAGCTGCGTTTAATGGCTCATTTTTCTAAAGATACTGCATTGATTGAACTTCTAAGTAAACCAGATGGTGATGTATTTACTATGATTGCTTCAAGATGGACTGGTAAAGCGGAGTCCTTGATCTGTTCAAAGGAAAGAGAGACCACCAAAAGATTTATTTATGGCATCCTCTATGGAATGGGTGCCAACTCTCTAGCAGAACAACTTGAATGCAGCCCAGAAGATGCTGCACAGAAAATCCAAAGTTTTAAGAGGTTCTTTCCTGGTGTCTCTTCATGGCTACACGAAGCTGTGGCATCATGTCGTCATAAAGG